Proteins encoded together in one Penicillium digitatum chromosome 1, complete sequence window:
- a CDS encoding Zn(2)-C6 fungal-type DNA-binding domain, with translation MPTYPIRRRPRECKTCLPCRASKVRCDRNVPCGNCTKRNFTCSYGRPSSEKQPPPTTVTSASSTPLQQPTFVSPTIPPYTSSAPTIDGSYATDHPSSTSADLDLPDIIDISQAEWDEINTKMVAMEQILGSLHSLFQTHSTHKPPEPEPEPDPDPEPEPIARKDSIRSEGVYGSNVLKTGAVHLGSRSALVDILDKSKRSEETAQALPQDDLLAELALGNESAAYPFVDLWSSDPFTFNIAGVCAVLPEDGRCLEFLRFYQDIGSVLYPVLSDISQLERQTKRLLDNRRRAGGVYKADANGLVKPFGMPLAFLSLLFAVLASGCQLSGIPENDRELTSWVYVSCAYQCLRMLNYVSQPTIEVIQILLIISNVLSYNMNAGASYTLLGMTERMCLVLGLHVESTGFSVAEQEVRRRVWWTMAFQNSHFSLAYDRPSITMVSQPEIPFDPKSMPGHRSYFETLCRIVSLALEVLRSRMYPGSSQIRINEIREYKQQIHRMLAEATPHLRYREKCRSLAEHIERTELRLHSSYLLSVLCRVSLDPHAHLEPPRRALIREDCIGSLINTIDAFVELHEINSHCSRSWISLQRTIASAFLLVANDDSLQTWHLIDRLEMVLADHVYADGDLDQNNRTDSAKHLSSSLRALREIREAFSARTNTPIGQLSSTTYSPLALPSPPSFATTPNVPTTTNAGLQPMEGLSMRNILGRVSDVMLFPSMSGDHPLV, from the exons ATGCCCACTTACCCTATCCGTCGCCGCCCGCGCGAGTGCAAAACCTGTTTACCATGCCGAGCGAGCAAAGTCCGCTGCGATCGCAACGTCCCCTGCGGCAACTGCACTAAACGAAACTTCACCTGCTCCTACGGTCGTCCTTCCTCTGAAAAACAACCCCCTCCAACTACCGTCACCTCGGCCTCCTCTACGCCACTACAGCAACCTACATTTGTCTCTCCCACAATCCCCCCATACACAAGTTCGGCCCCCACAATCGATGGTTCATATGCAACCGATCATCCCTCGAGCACCAGCGCCGATCTAGATTTACCGGACATCATCGATATTTCCCAGGCGGAATGGGATGAAATCAATACCAAGATGGTCGCAATGGAACAGATCCTCGGCAGTCTGCACTCGCTCTTCCAGACACACTCAACTCACAAGCCGCCAGAACCGGAACCAGAAccagacccagacccagaaccagaacccaTCGCACGAAAGGATTCCATCCGGTCGGAAGGTGTCTACGGGTCCAATGTTTTAAAGACGGGCGCGGTCCATCTCGGGTCTCGGTCGGCCCTGGTTGATATTTTGGATAAATCGAAGAGATCGGAGGAAACAGCGCAGGCGCTGCCCCAGGATGATCTTCTTGCCGAACTTGCGTTGGGGAATGAGTCGGCTGCATATCCCTTTGTGGATTTGTGGTCCTCTGACCCGTTCACATTCAATATCGCCGGTGTTTGTGCGGTTCTCCCAGAAGACGGACGGTGTTTGGA ATTCCTCCGGTTTTACCAGGACATAGGATCAGTATTATATCCAGTCCTTTCGGACATCTCACAGTTAGAACGACAAACCAAACGACTTCTGGATAATCGACGACGAGCAGGTGGTGTCTATAAAGCCGATGCCAACGGTTTAGTGAAACCTTTCGGGATGCCGTTGGCCTTTCTCAGTCTGCTTTTTGCGGTTCTTGCATCGGGTTGCCAGCTGTCTGGTATACCGGAAAACGACCGTGAGTTGACCTCATGGGTATATG TTTCCTGTGCGTATCAATGTCTCCGGATGTTGAACTATGTATCGCAACCCACCATAGAAGTAATTCAGATTCTTCTCATCATTAGCAACGTACTTTCATACAATATGAATGCAGGTGCATCATATACCTTGCTTG GCATGACGGAGCGAATGTGTCTTGTTCTCGGGCTCCATGTTGAGTCGACTGGGTTTTCAGTTGCAGAGCAGGAAGTGCGAAGGCGTGTCTG GTGGACAATGGCCTTCCAGAACAGTCATTTCTCACTTGCCTATGACCGACCATCGATCACCATGGTCAGCCAACCTGAAATTCCATTCGATCCCAAATCAATGCCGGGCCATCGCTCGTATTTTGAGACTCTTTGTCGCATTGTATCgttggcattggaagtcCTTCGGTCGCGCATGTATCCCGGATCGTCGCAGATACGTATCAATGAGATTCGTGAGTATAAACAACAGATCCACCGCATGCTTGCGGAAGCGACACCTCATTTGCGGTATCGAGAAAAATGTCGGTCACTAGCCGAGCACATTGAGCGAACCGAATTGCGCCTGCACTCCTCGTATCTTCTCTCTGTCTTGTGTCGCGTCTCGCTTGACCCACATGCCCATTTGGAGCCACCGCGTCGCGCACTGATCCGCGAAGACTGTATCGGTAGCCTGATCAACACAATCGATGCGTTTGTCGAATTGCACGAGATCAATTCCCACTGCTCGCGGTCATGGATTAGTCTGCAGCGAACCATCGCATCTGCATTCTTGCTCGTTGCGAATGACGATAGTCTTCAGACCTGGCACTTGATTGACAGGCTGGAGATGGTTCTGGCGGACCATGTCTATGCAGATGGGGATTTGGACCAGAACAACCGCACAGATTCCGCTAAGCATCTTTCTTCGTCACTCCGTGCTCTGCGTGAGATCCGTGAGGCCTTCAGCGCTCGCACGAATACTCCGATAGGACAACTATCGAGCACAACATATTCCCCTCTTGCGTTGCCTTCCCCTCCCTCTTTCGCAACTACTCCCAACGTGCCAACCACCACCAATGCAGGTTTGCAGCCGATGGAAGGCCTGAGTATGCGAAATATCCTGGGTCGTGTTTCGGATGTGATGTTGTTCCCCAGCATGAGCGGGGACCATCCATTAGTCTAG
- a CDS encoding Amino-acid N-acetyltransferase subunit Mak10, putative has product MLPNNEVRVPRPRSAVPRDITAEFTKAASNLGTGQLVKDETFTLFEAVGALEIMDSKMDSGYIAPGENLAQALEDDYDVRRPLTPEEVVGLMDQLLCHEVAWHQGHPLSQTLFTSIYLDKLLWPVPRTMDDARFDRVPSDDTLVNLVLRAYCLALVKACDLVHVRVATEYYYEEEDFVSQLYNRNLLSAFDITPFHRLLDQAVAWVAEQTDIDQKLKDAILCRLMFRHEFLSALHQDIEVLETRSAENFISCIAQLRPLTETVALGKPVPDAFSLKIQRKLASTVPPRPMVNITSDDALAHLKRLCQDAIDMQQMLDYTGPSNFKTAIWTLLARTPQPSIYIRCLLQALIVSNMTILGAVPVKEFLYDELAELVLPANILLESNTDEVEMPSDPRFQIAQKMDGFIKRFAQPFVDTVRCACLNRCRMRRTLCHTLVDWDNLQIEAEEIDLELRTLSAEPPLQFQGGEPTWSFPLSSWAYHQKLVQFRLILQMGFELSIYSPEELPGMYWYLSHICSTHLGHIDRIRTFTVAARKRDLISAGNRSGSSSQKASAFHRSFHALERLTTHIIAVDAFAIALHALYVILARHNVLPSSSSPQAYSTDRLRYEIRMKPFIPITLPELVPYEEYQREAALEGDSDATIMERASKAITEARKAWEATLANGAFIENPSATTQPPPSAIEEDWKRDVKNTMRACIGTSLAVEAVKKALAAASLTEDKSLNLKVVVPEVGSKSRWHDWWVVPQVSEKKSKA; this is encoded by the exons ATGCTGCCGAATAATGAAGTTCGCGTTCCACGTCCGCGGTCTGCCGTACCCCGTGACATTACCGCTGAATTTACAAAAGCCGCTTCGA ATCTAGGTACAGGGCAGCTCGTGAAAGATGAGACGTTCACCCTGTTCGAGGCTGTGGGCGCATTGGAA ATTATGGACTCGAAGATGGATAGCGGGTACATAGCTCCCGGAGAAAATCTCGCGCAGGCGCTAGAAGACGACTACGACGTACGGCGGCCGTTGACACCAGAGGAAGTCGTTGGCTTGATGGACCAGTTGCTGTGCCATGAG GTGGCGTGGCATCAGGGACATCCTCTATCGCAGACGCTATTCACGTCAATATATCTCGACAAATTATTGTGGCCAGTGCCGAGAACTATGGACGACGCTCGATTTGACCGTGTACCAAGTGATGACACTTTGGTCAACCTCGTCTTGAGAGCTTATTGTCTTGCGTTGGTCAAAGCTTGTGATCTTGTGCATGTCCGAGTGGCCACTGAGTATTACTATGAG GAAGAGGATTTTGTCAGTCAATTGTACAACCGCAATCTTCTGTCTGCATTTGATATAACCCCCTTCCACCGTCTGCTGGACCAGGCGGTTGCTTGGGTTGCTGAGCAGACCGATATTGACCAGAAGCTCAAAGATGCCATCCTTTGCAGATTAATGTTTCGGCACGAGTTTCTGTCCGCACTACATCAGGATATTGAAGTTCTTGAAACCAGATCTGCGGAAAATTTCATCTCTTGTATAGCCCAACTTCGACCTCTGACAGAGACAGTCGCACTGGGAAAGCCGGTGCCAGATGCCTTTAGCTTGAAGATTCAGCGCAAGCTGGCCAGCACTGTGCCACCGCGTCCGATGGTTAATATTACTTCCGATGATGCGCTCGCACATCTGAAACGACTGTGCCAAGATGCGATAGACATGCAGCAGATGCTTGATTACACCGGTCCCAGCAATTTCAAG ACTGCTATATGGACTCTGCTTGCTCGAACACCGCAACCGTCAATTTATATTCGTTGTCTTCTCCAAGCATTGATTGTCAGCAACATGACAATCCTCGGTGCCGTACCAGTAAAGGAATTTCTATACGATGAACTCGCGGAACTCGTCTTACCTGCCAATATTTTGCTCGAGTCTAACACTGATGAAGTGGAAATGCCGTCCGATCCTCGGTTCCAGATTGCCCAGAAGATGGATGGTTTCATAAAGCGATTCGCCCAG CCGTTTGTTGATACTGTGAGATGCGCTTGTCTCAATAGGTGTCGCATGCGCCGAACCCTCTGCCATACCCTCGTCGATTGGGACAACCTGCAGATAGAG GCAGAAGAAATTGATCTCGAGCTCCGCACTTTGAGTGCGGAACCGCCTCTGCAATTCCAAGGCGGCGAACCGACCTGGTCCTTCCCACTTAGCAGCTGGGCCTATCACCAGAAGCTCGTCCAGTTCCGACTGATTCTCCAGATGGGATTTGAGCTGTCGATCTACTCCCCAGAAGAGTTACCGGGAATGTACTGGTATTTGTCTCATATTTGTTCCACGCATCTCGGGCACATCGATCGCATTCGCACGTTTACAGTGGCTGCACGAAAACGCGATTTGATTTCTGCTGGCAACCGCTCTGGAAGCTCCTCTCAAAAGGCATCTGCGTTCCACCGGTCATTCCACGCTCTGGAGAGATTGACCACGCACATCATTGCGGTGGATGCCTTTGCGATTGCTCTACATGCCTTGTATGTTATCCTGGCCCGGCACAACGTGCTCccgtcttcttcatctccccAGGCATATTCTACCGATCGACTCCGCTATGAAATCCGTATGAAGCCGTTTATCCCCATCACATTGCCGGAGTTGGTCCCATACGAAGAATACCAGCGCGAGGCAGCCCTCGAAGGTGATTCCGACGCTACCATTATGGAGCGTGCCTCGAAAGCCATTACAGAAGCGCGCAAAGCTTGGGAGGCGACCCTTGCCAATGGAGCTTTCATTGAGAATCCATCCGCAACTACCCAACCGCCACCTTCGGCCATTGAAGAGGATTGGAAACGCGACGTGAAAAACACCATGCGTGCGTGCATTGGAACCAGTCTTGCTGTCGAAGCAGTCAAGAAGGCTCTCGCTGCGGCATCTTTGACTGAAGACAAATCTCTCAATTTGAAGGTAGTTGTTCCTGAAGTTGGATCCAAGTCTCGTTGGCATGACTGGTGGGTAGTACCGCAAGTGTCTgagaagaagtccaaggCGTGA
- a CDS encoding ATPase, F1 complex, epsilon subunit, mitochondrial — protein MTAVWKAAGLTYNRYLAIAARTVRRSLKDGPRLASERRGQMDLRFAKWENGKQGDVKSLAQANNEALAKAAEK, from the exons ATGACTGCTGTCTGGAAAGCCGCCGGTTTGAC CTACAACCGCTACTTGGCCATCGCCGCCCGCACGGTGCGCCGTTCCTTGAAGGATGGCCCTCGCCTCGCATCTGAGCGCCGCGGCCAGATGGACCTCCGTTTCGCCAAGTGGGAG AACGGCAAGCAGGGTGATGTCAAGTCCCTCGCCCAGGCCAACAACGAGGCCCTCGCCAAGGCTGCTGAGAAATAA
- a CDS encoding Antigenic mitochondrial protein HSP60, putative, whose product MQRALSTRTSVLSAASKRAPFGRSTLNLQQQRFAHKEIKFGVEARASLLKGVDTLAKAVTSTLGPKGRNVLIDSPYGSPKITKDGVSVAKAIQLKDKFENLGARLIQDVASKTNEVAGDGTTTATVLSRAIFSETVKNVAAGCNPMDLRRGIQAAVEAAVEYLQANARPITTGEEIAQVATISANGDTHVGKLISTAMERVGKEGVITVKEGKTLDDELEVTEGMRFDRGYTSPYFITDPKSQKVEFEKPLILLSEKKISAVQDILPALEASTTLRRPLVIIAEDIEGEALAVCILNKLRGQLQVAAVKAPGFGDNRKSILGDLAVLTNGTVFTDELDIKLEKLTPDMLGSTGAITITKEDTIILNGEGSKDNISQRCEQIRGVMADPTTSEYEKEKLQERLAKLSGGVAVIKVGGSSEVEVGEKKDRVVDALNATRAAVEEGILPGGGTALLKASANGLGGVKPANFDQQLGVSIIKSAICRPARTIVENAGLEGSVIVGKLTDEYAKDFNRGFDSATGQYVDMIAAGIVDPLKVVRTALLDASGVASLLGTTEVAIVDAPEEKGPAPPGGGMGGMGGMGGGMF is encoded by the exons ATGCAGCGCGCTCTCTCTACCCGGACCTCCGTCCTTTCGGCCGCTTCCAAGCGTGCCCCTTTCGGTCGCTCGACTTTGAACCTCCAGCAGCAGCGTTTTGCTCACAAG GAGATCAAGTTTGGCGTTGAAGCCCGTGCCAGTCTTCTCAAGGGCGTTGACACACTTGCTAAGGCTGTTACCTCCACACTCGGCCCTAAGGGCCGTAACGTCTTGATCGACTCCCCCTACGGCTCCCCCAAGATCACCAAGG ACGGTGTATCTGTCGCCAAGGCCATCCAGCTCAAGGACAAGTTCGAGAACCTTGGTGCCCGCCTCATCCAGGATGTTGCTTCTAAGACCAACGAGGTTGCTGGTGACGGTACCACTACCGCCACTGTCCTCTCCCGCGCCATCTTCTCCGAGACTGTCAAGAACGTTGCCGCTGGCTGCAACCCAATGGATCTCCGCCGCGGTATCCAGGCTGCCGTTGAGGCCGCTGTGGAGTATCTCCAGGCTAACGCCCGTCCTATCACCACCGGCGAGGAGATCGCCCAGGTCGCCACAATCTCTGCCAACGGTGACACCCACGTCGGCAAGCTCATCTCTACCGCCATGGAGCGTGTTGGCAAGGAGGGTGTCATCACCGTGAAGGAGGGCAAGACTCTGGAtgatgagctcgaggtcaCCGAGGGTATGCGCTTTGACCGCGGCTACACCTCTCCTTACTTCATCACCGACCCCAAATCCCAGAAGGTCGAGTTCGAGAAGCCCCTGATCCTGCTCtccgagaagaagatctccGCCGTCCAGGATATTCTCCCCGCCCTTGAGGCCTCCACCACTCTCCGCCGTCCTCTGGTCATCATTGCCGAGGACATTGAGGGTGAGGCTCTCGCCGTCTGCATTCTGAACAAGCTCCGTGGTCAGCTCCAGGTCGCCGCCGTCAAGGCCCCCGGCTTCGGTGACAACCGCAAGAGCATCCTCGGTGATCTCGCTGTTCTCACCAACGGTACTGTCTTCACTGATGAGCTCGACATCAAGCTCGAGAAGCTCACCCCCGATATGCTCGGCTCCACCGGTGccatcaccatcaccaaGGAGGACACGATCATCCTCAACGGTGAGGGCAGCAAGGACAACATCTCCCAGCGCTGCGAGCAGATCCGCGGTGTTATGGCTGACCCCACCACCTCCGAGTACGAGAAGGAGAAGCTGCAAGAGCGTCTCGCTAAGCTCTCCGGTGGTGTCGCCGTCATCAAGGTCGGTGGTTCCTCCGAGGTTGAGGTCGGTGAGAAGAAGGACCGTGTTGTCGACGCTCTTAATGCCACCCGTGCCGCCGTTGAGGAGGGTATCCTCCCCGGTGGTGGTACCGCCCTGCTCAAGGCCTCCGCTAATGGCCTCGGTGGTGTCAAGCCCGCCAACTTCGATCAGCAGCTCGGTGTCAGCATCATCAAGAGCGCCATCTGTCGCCCTGCCCGCACCATTGTTGAGAACGCCGGACTTGAGGGCTCCGTCATTGTCGGCAAGCTGACCGACGAGTACGCCAAGGACTTCAACCGCGGATTCGACAGTGCCACCGGCCAATACGTCGACATGATTGCTGCCGGTATCGTTGACCCCCTCAAGGTTGTCCGCACCGCTCTGCTTGATGCCAGCGGTGTTGCCTCCCTCCTTGGTACCACCGAGGTCGCCATTGTTGATGCTCCCGAGGAGAAGGGCCCTGCCCCTCCCGGTGGTGGCATGGGCGGTATGGGTGGCATGGGCGGCGGCATGTTCTAA
- a CDS encoding CheY-like superfamily, with protein MAAMVDTARPALVSDVDLMQARAALQHQQSPEVSVPREFISRIVDELIYRRETHSFIAEIEHERSNLRNELRKHTHINEAFQKELREIGEIITQVAHGDLSQRARMHPLEMSPDIATFKQTINTMMDQLQVFSQEVSKVAREVGTEGVLGGQAKIEGIQGIWHELTVNVNAMANNLTTQVRDITTVTTAVAKGDLQRKVQADCKGEILLLKNIINSMVDQLREFAFEVSRVAREVGSDGVLGGQAVVHGVEGTWKNLTDNVNRMASNLTQQVREIADVTTAVARGDLTKKVTADVKGEILDLKLTINAMVDRLNQFAFEVSRVAREVGTDGTLGGQAQVENVEGRWRDLTDNVNTMAQNLTLQVRQISNVTQAIARGDLSTKIEVHAQGEILTLKETINSMVDGLGEFAGQVKGVARDVGVRGKLGGQANVAGSHGIWRSISEDVNTMADNLTSQVRAFGEITEAAMSGDFTKLITVSASGEMDDLKQKINKMISSLRDSIQRNTAAREAAELANRSKSEFLANMSHEIRTPMNGIIGLSSLALDTDDLQAPVRETLNMVHNLAISLLTIIDDILDISKIEANHMIIEKTPFSLGATVFSVLKALSVETNEKALGLVYTVDGDVPDYLVGDAYRLRQVMLNLVGNAIKFTDHGEIRVTVKHAQDDKCASDETAFQFSVSDPGIGIDESKLGLIFDKFQQADGSMTRRFGGTGLGLAISKRLVSLMGGDIWVTSHMGEGSTFSFTCRVKLAQPPLSFAEQLAPHRGRRVLFFDHGLARDFSIAKVLVELGLEPVIATTEQLECGQLKSNWGCTFDAILIENLETATKIRAFPDLQPIPLVITAHAVSLALRAAGELGIASYIAVPCRPVDLWNGILPALGNRATRTPSGYTRSLAILLAEDNDVNQKVAVRILEKFNHNVTVVENGLQAVKEAKHNRYDVVLMDVQMPVMGGFEATGNIRQYEKMNGLPRTPIIALTAHAMLGDRDKCIQAGMDDYLSKPLDSSRMMQTILKCSAMNLASLPATEG; from the exons ATGGCTGCCATGGTGGATACCGCTCGGCCTGCCCTAGTGAGCGATGTAGATCTCATGCAAGCACGAGCAGCTCTCCAGCACCAGCAGAGTCCAGAAGTCTCCGTTCCTCGCGAATTTATCTCTCGAATTGTTGACGAACTTATCTATCGCCGCGAGACGCATTCCTTCATCGCAGAAATCGAGCACGAACGCTCAAACCTTCGGAATGAACTTCGCAAACACACCCATATCAATGAGGCATTTCAAAAAGAACTACGGGAGATCGGCGAGATCATTACTCAGGTCGCCCATGGCGATCTATCACAGCGGGCACGTATGCACCCCCTCGAGATGTCACCTGACATCGCGACCTTCAAACAGACAATCAATACAATGATGGATCAGTTGCAGGTTTTCAGTCAAGAGGTGTCGAAGGTGGCTAGGGAGGTTGGCACAGAGGGTGTGCTGGGAGGCCAGGCGAAGATCGAGGGCATTCAGGGGATTTGGCATGAATTGACCGTCAATGTGAATGCCATGGCCAATAATCTGACCACGCAAGTCCGCGACATCACAACTGTAACAACCGCGGTTGCCAAGGGTGATTTGCAGCGCAAGGTGCAGGCGGATTGTAAGGGGGAGATATTGCTGTTGAAGAATATCATCAACTCGATGGTCGATCAGCTACGGGAATTTGCGTTCGAGGTTAGCCGGGTTGCCCGCGAGGTCGGGTCAGACGGCGTACTCGGTGGCCAGGCTGTTGTGCATGGCGTTGAGGGTACTTGGAAGAATCTTACGGACAACGTCAACCGCATGGCATCGAATCTAACACAGCAGGTCCGCGAAATTGCCGATGTGACGACCGCCGTTGCACGTGGTGATCTTACAAAGAAGGTGACTGCGGATGTGAAGGGCGAAATTTTAGATCTGAAGCTTACAATAAATGCAATGGTTGATCGGTTGAATCAGTTCGCGTTCGAGGTCAGCCGAGTCGCACGGGAGGTGGGTACAGATGGCACGCTGGGTGGACAAGCGCAGGTCGAAAATGTCGAAGGTCGCTGGCGTGATTTGACGGATAACGTGAATACAATGGCCCAAAATCTTACTCTGCAAGTCCGACAAATATCCAACGTGACCCAGGCCATTGCGCGCGGCGATCTAAGTACCAAAATTGAGGTTCACGCCCAGGGTGAGATCTTGACTCTCAAAGAAACAATCAATAGCATGGTGGATGGGTTGGGTGAATTTGCAGGACAAGTCAAAGGCGTGGCGAGGGACGTGGGTGTCCGGGGTAAACTTGGCGGCCAGGCCAACGTTGCTGGATCTCATGGGATTTGGAGATCGATCAGTGAAGATGTCAACACGATGGCAGACAATCTGACCTCTCAGGTTCGTGCCTTCGGTGAGATCACCGAGGCGGCGATGAGTGGAGATTTCACAAAATTGATTACCGTGTCTGCCTCAGGAGAAATGGACGATTTGAAACAGAAGATCAACAAGATGATCTCGAGTCTGCGTGACAGTATTCAGCGCAACACCGCTGCCCGTGAAGCAGCAGAGTTGGCAAATAGGAGCAAGTCCGAATTTTTGGCCAATATGAG CCATGAGATCAGAACTCCAATGAACGGAATAATTGGGCTCTCTAGCCTGGCACTCGACACTGACGATCTCCAAGCTCCCGTGAGAGAGACTCTGAATATGGTACACAATCTTGCCATCTCTCTCTTGACTATCATCGACGACATCCTTGATATCTCCAAGATTGAGGCTAATCACATGATAATTGAGAAGACACCGTTCAGTCTTGGTGCAACGGTTTTCAGTGTTCTGAAAGCACTTTCCGTGGAAACCAACGAGAAGGCATTGGGTCTGGTCTACACAGTAGATGGAGATGTGCCAGATTATCTAGTTGGAGACGCATATCGACTACGGCAAGTCATGTTAAACCTAGTCGGCAATGCCATCAAGTTCACAGATCACGGCGAGATCAGAGTCACGGTAAAGCATGCACAGGACGACAAGTGCGCTTCAGATGAAACGGCCTTCCAGTTCTCAGTCTCAGACCCTGGAATTGGCATCGACGAAAGCAAACTTGGGTTGATCTTTGACAAGTTCCAGCAAGCTGATGGATCGATGACTCGTCGCTTTGGCGGAACGGGATTAGGTCTCGCCATCTCGAAACGACTCGTTTCTCTCATGGGCGGTGATATCTGGGTGACCTCGCACATGGGGGAAGGTAGCACATTCTCATTTACATGCCGGGTGAAGCTAGCTCAACCGCCGTTAAGCTTCGCAGAGCAGCTTGCCCCTCACCGCGGTCGGCGCGTTCTcttctttgaccacggtctTGCGCGTGATTTTTCAATAGCAAAAGTGCTCGTTGAACTCGGATTAGAACCAGTAATTGCTACAACGGAGCAGCTTGAATGTGGCCAGTTGAAAAGTAACTGGGGGTGCACCTTCGACGCGATCCTAATCGAAAACTTGGAGACCGCCACAAAAATCCGAGCCTTTCCGGACCTTCAACCCATTCCACTAGTTATTACAGCACACGCCGTATCCCTGGCGCTCAGAGCTGCTGGTGAACTCGGCATAGCATCCTACATAGCAGTGCCCTGTCGACCTGTTGATCTATGGAACGGCATTCTTCCAGCCCTCGGCAACCGCGCAACCCGCACCCCATCAGGCTACACACGCTCGTTAGCAATTCTTTTAGCAGAGGATAATGATGTGAACCAAAAGGTCGCCGTTCGCATCCTTGAAAAGTTCAACCACAACGTCACGGTCGTGGAAAATGGCCTCCAAGCCGTGAAAGAGGCCAAACACAACCGCTACGATGTAGTCCTCATGGACGTCCAGATGCCCGTAATGGGTGGTTTTGAGGCCACGGGGAATATCAGACAGTATGAGAAGATGAATGGGCTTCCTCGCACGCCTATTATTGCTCTCACCGCGCATGCTATGCTCGGGGATCGAGATAAGTGCATACAAGCCGGCATGGACGATTACCTGTCTAAGCCCTTGGACTCTAGTCGCATGATGCAGACTATCTTGAAGTGCTCCGCTATGAATCTTGCCTCTCTGCCTGCTACTGAGGGCTGA